The following proteins are co-located in the Hevea brasiliensis isolate MT/VB/25A 57/8 chromosome 11, ASM3005281v1, whole genome shotgun sequence genome:
- the LOC110634742 gene encoding U-box domain-containing protein 7, with amino-acid sequence MSGPSSSSSSSSSSSVWLASYMKPQFFTRIRRFLQSKTAQKNKPRTKVSIDNKEVGVDMEGGTEDDSMVLQRSVKKLHFGSWEEKEMAAMEILRLAKEDVKTRKLMAELGVIPALVDLVASEVAARRQVAVKALIELANGTYTNKTVMVEAGIFSRLPKNADVSEDSMMHDFAELILSLSPLANTQFHLASSEVLPFLVTILESSLSVETKESCLGTLYNLSGVLENAGPLISNGVVQTLLSLISVKELSEKALATLGHLVVTLMGKKAMENNSMVPDSLIEILTWEEKPKCQELSAYILMILAYQCSSQRAKMAKSGIVPVLIEVALLGSPLAQKRALKLLQWFKDERQTRMGPHSGPQTGRIAMGSPINPRETQQGKKIMKNLVKQSLHKNMEMITRRANASGESSRLKSLVISTSSESLPY; translated from the exons ATGTCTggaccttcttcttcttcttcttcttcttcttcttcttctgtttggTTGGCCTCTTACATGAAACCACAGTTCTTTACTCGTATCAGGCGGTTCTTGCAATCCAAAACTGCACAGAAGAATAAGCCAAGAACCAAAGTTTCGATCGATAATAAAGAAGTTGGAGTAGATATGGAAGGAGGAACTGAAGATGATTCTATGGTGTTACAAAGATCAGTGAAGAAACTTCACTTCGGAAGCTGGGAAGAGAAGGAGATGGCGGCTATGGAAATTCTGAGATTAGCCAAAGAAGACGTCAAGACAAGAAAGTTGATGGCTGAGCTCGGTGTTATTCCTGCCTTAGTAGATTTGGTAGCATCGGAGGTGGCTGCTCGCCGGCAAGTGGCTGTCAAGGCTTTGATTGAGCTTGCAAATGGAACTTATAC GAACAAGACTGTCATGGTAGAAGCAGGGATCTTCTCAAGACTACCCAAGAACGCAGATGTTTCAGAGGATTCAATGATGCATGATTTTGCAGAATTAATCTTATCATTATCTCCATTGGCAAATACCCAATTCCATCTTGCCTCATCAGAAGTTCTACCATTTCTAGTTACAATTCTTGAATCAAGCTTGAGTGTAGAGACCAAAGAATCCTGTTTAGGCACTTTATACAACCTCTCAGGTGTGTTAGAAAATGCAGGACCTTTGATCTCTAATGGGGTAGTTCAAACTCTCTTGAGTCTAATATCAGTAAAAGAACTCTCAGAGAAAGCCCTGGCAACTCTAGGACATTTAGTTGTGACCTTAATGGGAAAGAAAGCAATGGAAAATAATTCAATGGTGCCAGACAGCTTGATAGAGATCCTGACATGGGAGGAGAAACCCAAATGCCAAGAATTATCAGCATATATTCTGATGATTCTGGCATATCAATGCTCATCTCAAAGAGCAAAAATGGCTAAATCTGGAATTGTCCCTGTACTTATTGAAGTTGCACTGCTGGGGAGTCCTTTAGCTCAGAAGAGAGCATTAAAACTCCTGCAGTGGTTTAAAGATGAGAGGCAAACAAGGATGGGCCCACATTCTGGGCCTCAAACAGGAAGGATAGCAATGGGGTCTCCTATAAATCCAAGAGAAACTCAACAAGGGAAGAAAATTATGAAGAATTTGGTGAAGCAAAGTCTGCATAAGAACATGGAGATGATTACAAGGCGAGCTAATGCTTCAGGGGAGTCTTCAAGGCTTAAGTCTTTGGTTATTAGCACAAGTTCTGAAAGCTTGCCTTACTAA